The Tenacibaculum jejuense genome includes a window with the following:
- the accD gene encoding acetyl-CoA carboxylase, carboxyltransferase subunit beta: MAWFKRKDKGIHTPTEEKKDTPKGLWYKTPSGKIIDTEELRRNLYVSPEDGYHVRVGSREYFELFFDNNEFTELNEKLVAKDPLKFEDTKKYPDRLKNAQEKTGLKDAVRTAVGKSQGKDLVIACMDFAFIGGSMGSVVGEKIARAIDYSIQNNIPFLMVSKSGGARMMEASLSLMQLVKTSAKLAQLADAKIPYVSLCTDPTTGGTTASFAMLGDINIAEPNALIAFAGPRVVKDTTGKELPEGFQRSEFVLEHGFLDGIYERKDLKKQVNLYLDLIQNQPVRA, translated from the coding sequence ATGGCTTGGTTTAAACGAAAAGATAAAGGGATTCATACCCCAACCGAAGAAAAGAAAGACACACCAAAAGGCTTGTGGTATAAGACGCCTAGCGGTAAAATTATTGATACTGAAGAATTAAGAAGAAACTTATATGTAAGTCCAGAAGATGGATATCATGTGAGAGTTGGAAGTAGAGAATACTTTGAATTATTCTTTGACAACAATGAATTCACAGAACTTAATGAAAAGTTAGTTGCCAAAGATCCTTTAAAGTTTGAAGACACTAAAAAATATCCAGACAGATTAAAAAATGCTCAAGAAAAAACAGGATTAAAAGATGCTGTTAGAACTGCAGTTGGTAAATCTCAAGGAAAAGATTTAGTTATCGCTTGTATGGATTTCGCTTTTATTGGAGGTTCTATGGGAAGTGTAGTAGGAGAAAAAATAGCTCGTGCTATCGATTATTCTATTCAAAACAATATTCCTTTCTTAATGGTATCTAAATCTGGTGGAGCTCGTATGATGGAAGCTTCATTATCGTTAATGCAATTGGTAAAAACATCGGCGAAGTTGGCTCAATTAGCAGATGCTAAAATTCCATATGTATCTTTATGTACAGATCCAACTACCGGAGGAACAACTGCTTCTTTTGCAATGTTAGGAGATATAAATATTGCAGAACCTAATGCGTTAATTGCATTCGCTGGTCCTCGTGTTGTAAAAGATACTACTGGTAAAGAATTACCAGAAGGTTTCCAACGTTCTGAATTTGTTTTAGAACACGGTTTCTTAGATGGTATTTACGAACGTAAAGATTTAAAGAAGCAAGTAAACTTATACTTAGATTTAATACAAAATCAGCCTGTAAGAGCTTAA
- the rpsO gene encoding 30S ribosomal protein S15, with translation MYLTKEVKEQIFAKHGKDGKDTGTAEGQIALFTHRINHLTEHLKKNRKDFNTERSLVKMVGKRRSLLDYLKKKDINRYRAIIKELGIRK, from the coding sequence ATGTATTTAACTAAAGAAGTAAAGGAGCAAATTTTTGCAAAGCACGGTAAAGACGGAAAAGATACTGGAACAGCTGAGGGACAGATCGCGTTATTTACTCACAGAATTAACCACTTAACTGAGCACTTAAAGAAAAATCGTAAAGATTTTAACACAGAGCGCTCTCTAGTGAAAATGGTAGGTAAGCGTAGAAGTTTACTTGACTATTTAAAGAAGAAAGATATCAACAGATATCGTGCAATCATCAAGGAATTAGGAATTAGAAAATAA
- a CDS encoding polyribonucleotide nucleotidyltransferase, whose translation MIPKVFSQVIELGDGRTITLETGKLAKQADGSVVVSMGDTMILATVVSAREANPGIDFLPLTVDYREKFAAAGRYPGGFMKREARPSNEEILTMRLVDRVLRPLFPKDYHAETQVMMQLMSHDPEVMPDALAGLAASTAIQLSDIPFEAPISEVRVVRVNGEFIINPSPAQLKEADIDLMVGASKDFVAMVEGEMDEVSEEEMADAIRVAHEAIKLQCEAQEALVSQVGKKETREYEAAVTDEELEEKIKAAAYDKCYEIAKKGTSKKERGQAFSEVKDEVLALFSEEELEEKGDLISKYFSKAHKAAVRDLTLNEGLRLDGRTTTDIRPIWCEVDYLPRTHGSSIFTRGETQALATVTLGTSRDANMIDSPTIQDEERFYLHYNFPPFSTGEARPIRGTSRREIGHGNLAQRALKGMVPEDCPYTVRVVSEVLESNGSSSMATVCSGTMALMDAGVQLKKPVSGIAMGLISDGDRYAVLSDILGDEDHLGDMDFKVTGTADGITACQMDIKIKGLSYEILVNALKQARDGRLHILEKLTDTIATPNTSVKAHAPKMVTVRIAGDYIGAMIGPGGKHIQELQKETETTIVINEDEVTEEGIVEILGTSQEGIDKVLERVKAITFKPEKGSVYETKVIKILEFGAVVEYTEAPGNEVLLHISELAWERTKDVNDVVKIGDIIDVKYFGVDPKTRKEKVSRKALLPKPEGYVSKPRNNDNKGRDNRNRDNRRDDRKPRTEKKES comes from the coding sequence ATGATTCCAAAAGTATTTAGCCAAGTTATTGAACTTGGAGATGGAAGAACCATTACCTTAGAGACAGGAAAGTTAGCAAAACAAGCAGATGGTTCTGTTGTTGTAAGTATGGGAGATACCATGATTTTAGCTACTGTAGTTTCGGCAAGAGAAGCTAATCCTGGAATTGACTTTTTACCACTTACCGTAGACTATAGAGAGAAATTTGCCGCAGCGGGTAGATACCCAGGTGGTTTTATGAAACGTGAAGCTAGACCAAGCAACGAAGAAATTCTTACAATGCGTTTAGTAGACAGGGTATTACGTCCATTATTCCCAAAAGATTATCATGCAGAAACTCAGGTGATGATGCAATTAATGTCTCATGATCCAGAAGTTATGCCAGATGCTTTAGCTGGTTTAGCTGCATCAACTGCAATTCAATTATCTGATATTCCTTTTGAAGCTCCTATTTCTGAAGTAAGAGTTGTAAGAGTAAACGGAGAATTTATTATTAACCCTAGTCCTGCTCAATTAAAAGAAGCTGATATCGACTTAATGGTTGGTGCTTCTAAAGACTTCGTTGCGATGGTAGAAGGTGAAATGGATGAAGTTTCAGAAGAAGAAATGGCAGATGCTATTCGTGTAGCACATGAAGCTATCAAGTTACAATGTGAAGCACAAGAAGCATTAGTAAGTCAGGTAGGTAAAAAAGAAACTCGTGAATACGAGGCTGCTGTTACTGATGAAGAGTTAGAAGAAAAAATTAAAGCTGCAGCTTACGATAAATGTTACGAAATTGCTAAAAAAGGAACTTCTAAAAAAGAAAGAGGTCAAGCTTTTTCTGAAGTAAAAGACGAAGTTTTAGCTTTATTTTCTGAAGAGGAATTAGAAGAAAAAGGAGATTTAATCTCTAAGTATTTCAGTAAAGCTCACAAAGCAGCAGTTCGTGATTTAACATTAAATGAAGGTTTACGTTTAGATGGACGTACAACTACAGATATAAGACCGATTTGGTGTGAAGTAGATTATTTACCAAGAACTCATGGTTCATCTATCTTTACACGTGGAGAAACTCAAGCATTAGCAACAGTCACTTTAGGTACTTCTAGAGATGCTAATATGATTGATTCTCCAACAATTCAAGATGAAGAGCGTTTTTATTTACACTATAACTTCCCTCCATTTTCAACTGGAGAAGCTCGTCCAATTCGTGGAACTTCTCGTCGTGAAATAGGACACGGAAACTTAGCACAAAGAGCTTTAAAAGGTATGGTTCCTGAAGATTGTCCATATACTGTTCGTGTGGTTTCTGAAGTTTTAGAAAGTAACGGATCGTCTTCTATGGCAACAGTTTGTTCTGGTACAATGGCATTAATGGATGCTGGAGTTCAGCTTAAAAAACCAGTTTCTGGTATTGCTATGGGATTAATCTCTGATGGTGATCGTTATGCCGTTTTATCTGATATCTTAGGTGATGAAGATCATTTAGGTGATATGGATTTTAAGGTAACAGGAACTGCTGATGGAATTACTGCTTGTCAGATGGATATTAAGATTAAAGGTTTATCGTATGAAATCTTAGTAAATGCATTAAAACAAGCTCGTGATGGTCGTTTACATATCTTAGAAAAATTAACAGATACAATTGCAACTCCAAATACTTCAGTAAAAGCTCACGCTCCAAAAATGGTTACTGTTCGTATTGCAGGAGATTATATTGGTGCTATGATTGGACCTGGTGGTAAACATATTCAAGAATTACAAAAGGAAACAGAAACTACTATTGTAATTAATGAAGATGAAGTTACTGAAGAAGGAATTGTAGAAATTTTAGGTACAAGCCAAGAAGGTATTGATAAAGTTTTAGAGCGAGTTAAAGCGATTACTTTTAAACCTGAAAAAGGAAGTGTTTACGAAACTAAAGTGATTAAGATTTTAGAATTTGGTGCTGTAGTTGAATATACAGAAGCTCCTGGTAATGAAGTTTTATTACACATTTCTGAATTAGCTTGGGAACGCACTAAAGATGTTAACGATGTAGTAAAAATCGGTGACATTATTGATGTGAAGTACTTTGGTGTAGATCCTAAAACTCGTAAAGAGAAAGTATCTAGAAAAGCTTTATTACCAAAGCCTGAAGGATATGTTTCTAAACCAAGAAATAACGACAACAAAGGTAGAGATAATCGTAACCGTGATAATCGCAGAGACGATAGAAAACCTAGAACAGAAAAGAAAGAAAGTTAA
- a CDS encoding T9SS type A sorting domain-containing protein → MKINKTKLVFVLLFTIPNLLLFAQNTYYVATNGDDSNTGTESNPFKTFNKAVSVMSPGSTCIIRGGVYEEQLSVNKNGAAGNYLTFKAADGENVTIKATTFINGWQLHSGNIYKTSVDMFIEERFRNVYHNQAHMDLARWPNNEDNNRFTVDCKFIESGGNNFFTLTEVPDFDWTGGLVYYIGGHSGTSWTRRITSSTTTRVEHGGVDITKWPFDPHNPTILRNGHRGQLYLFNKLEALDYAREWYYDESAKTLYFQTADGSKPNDDTVEYATHKFTAELRGNYIKIEGIKFFGGSVKIRGDFNVFENNEVIHGSEGFDNLASTSAGVGESAIEVLGPSTIVRNCRINHSSANGISIQNWAGAHNSIIEKNTISNIDYLGIHATPIRSTANNVKILKNRVFNSGRDGIYVSGNTCEVAYNDVSKSQLINADSGVFYTVGNNDLKGTEVHHNWFHDSKPPTYAGTKAAGIYLDNNSKGYVVHHNVVWNVSWSGYQVNWANWNLDFFHNTLWNCGQAMASWVNGYEQKNNRVYNNYSNVGDWFDETGFDVKDNLISAASPFVDADAQNFLPTETGLVVDKGVVVSGFAKSFNGTAPDLGAYEYNGTAWTAGVYAIEDTGSTLSSEDIVKDDAIEIMYPNPAHDILNVSFKNSLDFSNSSIEIYSMLGNKVESFDIEEKVIDGKVTIPISTLTTGNYLVKVILPDGISNKILVKK, encoded by the coding sequence ATGAAAATCAACAAAACTAAACTAGTTTTTGTATTACTTTTTACCATTCCTAACTTATTGTTATTTGCTCAAAATACATATTATGTAGCAACAAATGGAGATGACAGTAATACAGGAACAGAAAGTAATCCTTTTAAAACATTTAATAAAGCTGTATCGGTAATGTCTCCTGGTAGCACTTGTATTATTCGCGGAGGTGTTTATGAAGAACAATTATCTGTGAATAAAAATGGAGCAGCAGGAAATTATTTGACATTTAAAGCTGCAGACGGAGAAAATGTAACTATAAAAGCAACTACTTTTATCAATGGTTGGCAATTACATTCAGGAAATATTTATAAGACATCTGTAGATATGTTTATTGAAGAAAGATTTAGAAATGTATATCATAACCAAGCTCATATGGATTTGGCAAGATGGCCAAATAATGAAGACAATAATAGATTTACAGTAGATTGTAAGTTTATAGAAAGTGGAGGAAACAACTTTTTTACGTTAACCGAAGTTCCAGATTTTGATTGGACTGGTGGTTTAGTGTATTACATTGGAGGACATTCTGGAACGAGTTGGACAAGAAGAATTACAAGTAGTACAACAACGAGAGTTGAACATGGAGGTGTAGATATTACCAAATGGCCTTTTGATCCACACAATCCAACTATTTTAAGAAACGGACATAGAGGTCAATTATATTTATTTAATAAGCTAGAGGCTTTAGATTATGCTAGAGAATGGTATTATGATGAAAGTGCTAAAACATTATATTTTCAAACAGCAGATGGTTCAAAACCTAATGATGATACTGTAGAATATGCTACACATAAATTTACTGCAGAATTAAGAGGTAATTACATTAAAATTGAAGGAATTAAGTTTTTCGGAGGAAGTGTAAAAATTAGAGGAGACTTTAATGTTTTCGAAAATAATGAAGTAATCCATGGAAGTGAAGGTTTCGATAATTTAGCAAGTACTTCCGCTGGAGTAGGTGAGTCTGCTATTGAAGTTTTAGGTCCGAGTACAATTGTGAGAAATTGTAGAATAAATCACAGTTCGGCTAACGGAATTTCAATTCAGAATTGGGCGGGAGCACATAATTCTATTATTGAAAAGAATACGATTTCTAATATTGATTATCTAGGAATTCATGCTACTCCAATTAGATCTACTGCCAATAACGTGAAAATATTAAAAAACAGAGTTTTCAATTCTGGAAGAGATGGGATTTATGTTAGTGGAAATACTTGTGAAGTCGCATATAACGATGTTTCTAAATCACAACTAATTAATGCAGATTCTGGTGTGTTTTACACAGTAGGAAATAATGATTTAAAAGGAACTGAAGTACATCATAATTGGTTTCACGATTCTAAACCACCAACTTATGCAGGAACAAAAGCTGCAGGAATTTATTTAGATAATAATAGTAAAGGATATGTAGTACATCATAATGTAGTGTGGAATGTGTCATGGTCTGGTTATCAAGTAAATTGGGCAAATTGGAATTTAGATTTTTTTCATAATACATTATGGAATTGTGGTCAAGCTATGGCTTCTTGGGTTAACGGTTATGAACAAAAGAATAACAGAGTTTATAATAACTACTCTAACGTAGGCGATTGGTTTGATGAAACTGGTTTTGATGTAAAAGATAATTTAATTAGTGCTGCTTCTCCTTTTGTAGATGCTGATGCACAAAATTTTCTTCCTACTGAAACTGGTTTAGTAGTAGATAAAGGTGTGGTGGTTTCTGGTTTTGCAAAATCATTTAACGGAACAGCTCCAGATTTGGGAGCTTACGAGTATAATGGTACTGCTTGGACAGCTGGAGTATATGCTATTGAAGATACAGGAAGTACTTTAAGTTCAGAAGATATAGTTAAAGATGATGCTATTGAAATTATGTATCCGAATCCTGCTCATGATATATTAAATGTGAGTTTTAAGAATTCTCTAGACTTCAGCAATTCATCAATTGAGATATATTCAATGTTAGGAAATAAAGTTGAATCGTTTGATATTGAAGAAAAAGTGATTGATGGAAAAGTGACGATACCAATTTCAACTTTAACCACAGGAAATTATCTAGTAAAAGTGATTCTACCAGATGGAATCAGTAATAAGATATTAGTAAAGAAATAA
- the folK gene encoding 2-amino-4-hydroxy-6-hydroxymethyldihydropteridine diphosphokinase encodes MRIQRITYLSLGTNQGNKTENLQNAIDLIAEEVGSILKIASIYETASWGFDSNDFYNTCIKVSTYLPPEQLIQKLLWIEKELGRVRKTSDSYADRLIDLDVLLFEDEIIFTPELIVPHPRMLDRKFALAPLAEIAKNVIHPIAKKQIVNCLKECSDTSEIKQLDIVLERPIPISEQYNYIAIEGNIGAGKTTLATMISNDFNAKIVLERFADNPFLPKFYEDQERYAFPLEMSFLADRYQQLSDDLAQFDLFKNFVISDYYIFKSLIFAQVTLQNDEYKLYRKMFDLMYKEIVKPDLYVYLYQNTDRLLQNIEKRGREYEQNIEASYLEKIHDGYSNFIKTQQNLNILVIDVSELDFVQNKEDYKTIIKKIKEYRP; translated from the coding sequence TTGAGAATACAACGTATTACATATTTATCATTAGGTACTAATCAAGGAAATAAGACTGAAAATCTTCAAAATGCAATTGATTTAATTGCTGAAGAAGTCGGTTCTATTTTAAAAATTGCTTCTATTTATGAAACTGCTTCTTGGGGTTTTGATAGCAACGATTTTTATAACACGTGTATTAAAGTTTCTACGTATTTACCACCTGAACAACTTATTCAGAAACTTTTATGGATAGAAAAGGAATTGGGAAGAGTTAGAAAAACTTCTGATTCTTATGCTGATCGATTAATTGATTTGGATGTATTATTATTTGAGGATGAAATTATTTTTACTCCAGAATTAATTGTTCCACATCCTAGAATGTTGGATCGTAAATTTGCCTTAGCTCCACTTGCTGAAATCGCTAAAAATGTAATTCATCCTATAGCTAAAAAACAAATAGTGAACTGTTTAAAAGAATGTTCAGATACTTCTGAAATTAAACAGTTAGATATTGTTTTAGAAAGACCAATTCCTATTTCTGAACAATACAATTACATTGCTATTGAGGGAAATATTGGTGCAGGAAAAACGACTTTAGCTACTATGATTTCTAATGATTTTAATGCTAAAATTGTTTTAGAACGTTTTGCTGATAATCCGTTTTTACCAAAATTTTACGAAGATCAGGAGCGTTATGCTTTTCCTTTAGAAATGAGTTTTTTGGCTGATCGCTATCAACAACTTTCTGATGATTTAGCTCAATTTGATTTGTTTAAAAACTTTGTAATTTCTGATTATTACATTTTCAAATCATTGATTTTTGCTCAAGTTACTTTACAAAATGATGAGTATAAATTATATCGAAAAATGTTTGATCTTATGTATAAGGAAATTGTAAAGCCAGATTTGTATGTGTATTTGTATCAGAATACAGATCGATTATTGCAGAATATAGAGAAACGTGGGCGTGAATACGAGCAAAATATTGAAGCTTCTTATTTAGAGAAAATTCATGATGGTTACAGTAACTTTATAAAAACACAGCAAAATTTAAATATTTTAGTGATAGATGTTTCTGAGTTAGACTTTGTACAAAATAAAGAAGACTATAAAACTATCATAAAAAAAATCAAGGAATACCGTCCTTGA
- the gldC gene encoding gliding motility protein GldC yields the protein MAIAHTSEIKFKIALDENRVPEEITWNAEDGGIKEAESKAVMLSVWDHKKKDTLRMDLWTKDMPVDEMKQFFHQTLVSMADTFERATDDTKMGATMRDFCDYFAEKLELIKK from the coding sequence ATGGCAATAGCACATACTTCTGAAATAAAATTTAAAATAGCATTAGACGAAAATAGAGTTCCTGAAGAGATTACATGGAACGCTGAAGATGGAGGCATAAAAGAAGCAGAATCTAAAGCTGTTATGTTGTCTGTATGGGATCATAAGAAAAAAGATACATTGCGTATGGATTTATGGACAAAAGATATGCCTGTAGATGAAATGAAGCAGTTTTTTCATCAAACTTTAGTTTCTATGGCAGATACTTTTGAACGTGCTACAGACGATACTAAAATGGGCGCAACTATGCGTGATTTCTGTGATTATTTCGCAGAAAAATTAGAGCTGATTAAAAAGTAA